The following are encoded in a window of Salmo trutta chromosome 27, fSalTru1.1, whole genome shotgun sequence genomic DNA:
- the stx2b gene encoding syntaxin-2 isoform X1: MKDRLGELTESRTQAEEDVRVTVDSDGFMEGFFRRVEEVRGLIDKISSEVEEVRKKHSMILSAPSTDEKMKAELDRLTNEIKSDANSVRVKLKSMEQSLPKDDVSNRASVDFRIQKTQHTVLSRKFAEVMSQYNKTQVSFRERSKGRIQRQLEITGRVTSNEELEDMLESGNPSIFTSDIISDSQITRQALNEIVSRHQDIIRLESSIKELHAMFMDMAMLVENQGDMVNNIENNVSNAAEYIGRAKEETKKAVRYQKKSRRKLILLAFALLILLAVIALIVGLSVGLTKSPV, translated from the exons ATGAAGGACCGTTTGGGTGAATTAACCGAA AGCAGGACACAAGCAGAGGAGGATGTCAGAgtcacagttgacagtgatgGATTTATGGAAGGGTTTTTCAGAAGG GTGGAAGAGGTTAGGGGGCTCATTGATAAGATATCTTCTGAAGTGGAGGAGGTGAGGAAGAAACACAGCATGATCCTGTCTGCACCCAGTACAGATGAGA AGATGAAAGCTGAACTGGACCGGTTGACCAATGAGATCAAAAGCGATGCCAACTCTGTGAGAGTTAAGCTTAAAT CTATGGAGCAGAGCCTGCCCAAGGATGATGTTTCTAACAGGGCCTCGGTTGATTTCCGCATTCAGAAAACCCAG CACACGGTGCTCTCCAGGAAGTTTGCGGAAGTCATGAGTCAGTACAACAAGACTCAAGTGTCGTTTAGGGAGAGAAGCAAAGGAAGGATCCAGAGACAGCTGGAGATAA CTGGGAGAGTGACTAGCAATGAGGAACTGGAGGACATGCTGGAGAGTGGCAACCCATCCATTTTCACATCTGAT ATCATCTCTGACTCTCAGATCACGCGGCAGGCCTTGAATGAGATTGTGTCACGGCACCAGGATATCATCCGCCTGGAGTCCAGCATCAAGGAGCTCCATGCCATGTTTATGGACATGGCCATGCTGGTGGAGAATCAG GGGGATATGGTCAACAACATAGAGAACAACGTCTCCAATGCAGCTGAATACATAGGCCGTGCCAAAGAGGAGACCAAAAAAGCTGTGAGATACCAGAAAAAATCCCGGAGG AAACTCATCCTCCTTGCCTTTGCTCTATTGATCCTGCTTGCTGTCATTGCACTAATTGTTGGCCTGTCTGTTGGACTAACCAAATCCCCTGTATGA
- the stx2b gene encoding syntaxin-2 isoform X2 — MKDRLGELTESRTQAEEDVRVTVDSDGFMEGFFRRVEEVRGLIDKISSEVEEVRKKHSMILSAPSTDEKMKAELDRLTNEIKSDANSVRVKLKSMEQSLPKDDVSNRASVDFRIQKTQHTVLSRKFAEVMSQYNKTQVSFRERSKGRIQRQLEITGRVTSNEELEDMLESGNPSIFTSDIISDSQITRQALNEIVSRHQDIIRLESSIKELHAMFMDMAMLVENQGDMVNNIENNVSNAAEYIGRAKEETKKAVRYQKKSRRKLFWLAICVALALLIVIIIATIFD; from the exons ATGAAGGACCGTTTGGGTGAATTAACCGAA AGCAGGACACAAGCAGAGGAGGATGTCAGAgtcacagttgacagtgatgGATTTATGGAAGGGTTTTTCAGAAGG GTGGAAGAGGTTAGGGGGCTCATTGATAAGATATCTTCTGAAGTGGAGGAGGTGAGGAAGAAACACAGCATGATCCTGTCTGCACCCAGTACAGATGAGA AGATGAAAGCTGAACTGGACCGGTTGACCAATGAGATCAAAAGCGATGCCAACTCTGTGAGAGTTAAGCTTAAAT CTATGGAGCAGAGCCTGCCCAAGGATGATGTTTCTAACAGGGCCTCGGTTGATTTCCGCATTCAGAAAACCCAG CACACGGTGCTCTCCAGGAAGTTTGCGGAAGTCATGAGTCAGTACAACAAGACTCAAGTGTCGTTTAGGGAGAGAAGCAAAGGAAGGATCCAGAGACAGCTGGAGATAA CTGGGAGAGTGACTAGCAATGAGGAACTGGAGGACATGCTGGAGAGTGGCAACCCATCCATTTTCACATCTGAT ATCATCTCTGACTCTCAGATCACGCGGCAGGCCTTGAATGAGATTGTGTCACGGCACCAGGATATCATCCGCCTGGAGTCCAGCATCAAGGAGCTCCATGCCATGTTTATGGACATGGCCATGCTGGTGGAGAATCAG GGGGATATGGTCAACAACATAGAGAACAACGTCTCCAATGCAGCTGAATACATAGGCCGTGCCAAAGAGGAGACCAAAAAAGCTGTGAGATACCAGAAAAAATCCCGGAGG AAATTGTTCTGGCTTGCCATTTGTGTGGCACTGGCTCTCCTCATAGTCATCATAATAGCAACAATATTTGACTGA